One window of the Halanaerobium saccharolyticum subsp. saccharolyticum DSM 6643 genome contains the following:
- the argS gene encoding arginine--tRNA ligase, which yields MQKNLQAAVEAELISFLVESVKKAIFDGDLDLEKVPEVSIEVPREKGHGDYATNLAMVLAGQAGMNPRQIAEIIVENFESEIVEDVSIAGPGFINFKLKNAWLWNNLKIITKRAEDYGKIDEGKGKSVQVEFVSANPTGPLHVGHSRGAVVGDVMASIMEAAGFDVEREYYINDAGNQMDILGESTLLRYRELLGEEIEMPEDVYGGDYIKEIAQDLYEEYDSDLMDREEAERLEICREYAYQEMLKNIEADLEEFGIEFDSWFSERTLHPDKIQHAIDLLREKGYIYEKEGAIWFKSTEFGDDKDRVIIKSDDSPTYMAADMAYHLDKLERGFDKLINVWGADHHGYIPRMKAVIEAFGYEEDKLEVIVVQMVNLLRNGEKLKMSKRAGSFVTMTEVNQEVGTDAARYYYVMRSTDSHLDFDLELAKEESSNNPVYYVQYAHARIHSILDNAELKADDENLDLLTNEAEIDLMKMLAKFPEEIKMIAESRQPHHLTTFAYDLATAFHSFYNNCRVNTDNDKLAEARLYLVNAARQVLKNVLTLLGISAPEQM from the coding sequence TTGCAGAAAAATTTACAGGCCGCTGTAGAAGCTGAACTAATCAGTTTTCTGGTCGAAAGTGTTAAAAAAGCTATTTTTGATGGAGATTTGGACTTGGAAAAGGTACCAGAAGTTTCAATTGAGGTACCCAGAGAAAAAGGTCATGGCGATTATGCAACCAATTTAGCAATGGTATTAGCAGGTCAGGCAGGAATGAACCCGCGCCAGATAGCAGAAATTATTGTTGAAAATTTTGAAAGTGAAATTGTCGAAGATGTTAGCATTGCTGGCCCTGGTTTTATTAATTTTAAGCTTAAAAATGCCTGGTTATGGAATAACTTAAAGATCATTACTAAAAGAGCAGAAGATTATGGTAAAATTGATGAGGGTAAAGGCAAAAGTGTACAGGTAGAATTTGTTTCTGCTAATCCAACTGGACCTTTACATGTTGGTCACAGTCGTGGGGCAGTAGTAGGAGATGTAATGGCTTCGATAATGGAAGCTGCTGGTTTCGATGTAGAAAGAGAATACTATATAAATGATGCAGGGAATCAGATGGATATTTTAGGCGAATCAACTCTTTTAAGATACCGGGAACTTTTGGGTGAAGAAATTGAAATGCCCGAAGATGTTTATGGTGGAGATTATATTAAAGAAATTGCTCAGGATTTATATGAAGAGTATGATTCAGATTTAATGGATAGAGAAGAGGCAGAAAGGCTTGAGATCTGTCGCGAATATGCATATCAAGAAATGCTTAAAAATATTGAAGCTGATTTAGAAGAATTTGGAATAGAATTTGATAGCTGGTTCAGCGAAAGGACCCTGCATCCTGATAAAATTCAGCATGCAATTGATCTGCTGCGAGAAAAAGGTTATATTTACGAAAAGGAAGGTGCAATCTGGTTTAAATCAACTGAATTTGGTGATGATAAAGATCGAGTAATTATTAAATCAGATGATTCTCCAACTTATATGGCTGCAGATATGGCTTATCATTTAGATAAACTGGAGCGTGGCTTTGATAAATTGATTAATGTTTGGGGTGCTGATCATCACGGTTATATCCCAAGGATGAAGGCAGTAATTGAAGCTTTTGGTTATGAAGAAGACAAATTAGAGGTAATTGTAGTTCAAATGGTTAATTTGCTCCGCAATGGTGAAAAACTAAAAATGTCTAAAAGAGCAGGTAGTTTTGTTACTATGACTGAGGTAAATCAAGAAGTTGGTACAGATGCAGCCCGTTATTATTATGTAATGCGCAGCACTGACAGCCATCTTGACTTCGATTTAGAATTGGCTAAAGAAGAATCAAGCAATAATCCAGTTTATTATGTCCAGTACGCTCATGCTAGAATCCACAGTATTTTAGATAATGCTGAACTTAAGGCTGATGATGAAAATCTGGATTTATTAACAAATGAGGCCGAAATCGACTTAATGAAAATGCTGGCTAAATTTCCTGAGGAAATTAAGATGATTGCAGAATCAAGACAGCCACATCATTTAACAACTTTTGCTTATGACCTTGCAACTGCTTTTCATTCATTCTATAATAATTGTCGGGTAAATACAGATAATGATAAATTAGCAGAAGCTAGGCTATATTTAGTAAATGCTGCTCGTCAGGTACTTAAAAACGTGTTAACACTGCTGGGGATTAGTGCTCCAGAACAAATGTAA